In the genome of Thermoproteus tenax Kra 1, the window TCCAGGCTTTTGAGCCTATACAACGAGACGCAAAGACATATCGCCTACTTCTGCGCCGGGGCCACCCCCGCCGTCTTTCAGGCGATACACCTCGCCGAGGCGGGCGCCCTCGAGGGACAGATAGCGTACGAGGGCCAGACCGTCTGCGTCGGGGTGCAGCTGGCCGAGGGCCAGTACGAGTACCTCCTCTCGTTGTTGAACTCGAGCATGAGGGTCGGCTCCGGGGGCGTGGCGGTGGTGGAGTACCTGGACCCGACCTGCCCGTACTGCGCTCTGTTCTACGCGCTGTACGGCGGAGGGCTCGGCTCGTACGTGGAGAACGGCACGGTGACCCTCGCGGTGAGGTACTTCCCGACGCACGTATTCTCGTACTACCAAGAGGGCCAGTACGAGGCCTTCGACGCAGGCGTCGAGGCCTGGCTCTACTGGCAGTGCGCCTACGGGCAGGGGAGGCTGATGGAGGCCGTGGAGGGGACGTACGCGGTGGCGATCCGTTATCTCGCGGACTACGAGCGGACCGGCAACTCCACGGACCTCTCGGTCTATCCGCTGGCCGAGCTGTCCTATCTGTCCCAGAGCCTCCCGGGGTGCCGCGTCAACGCCACGACGGCCTGGTTGTTCCAATTCGCCAACTCTACATTGTGGCAGATCTCCTCGGAGGCCCAGAGGATAGGCGTGCCGCAGAGCATGCTCGGCACCCCGCTGTTTGTGGTGTTCAAGCTAGCTCCCTCTCAGTATCCCTCCCCTTGACGGAGCGGTCGTAGGCTATCCAGTTCCGGTACCACTCCTCGTTCAGCCTCTTGAGCTCGCCCAGAATAAACTTTGTTAATTCAACAGTGGTGACAGACTCGGGCCCGTCGTCGAGCGCGCACTCTATCTTCCTCGCTATCTTTCTGGCTATCTCGGGCGGCGCTCCGGCCTTCAAAATGCTGACTACGATCTTCTCCGGTATAAACTCCTCTATGCGGCCGTCCCTTTTGATTACCTTCACAGGAGAGACTGTGGGCATCAATATATGTTTACCCTCCTAGGATACTGATATCGAAAAAGATTTCTAAAAAACAACATATTTAAAAAGAGGCCAATAAAAAAGTCAAAAAGCTTAAATATTAACATCGTTAATACAACGTGCCGAAGTTGCGCTATGCGCTCCTTGGTCCGCCCAACGTGGGGAAGTCCAGCCTATTCTACGCGCTGACGGGCATATACGTCAAGACGGCCAACTACCCGGGCACTACCATCGAGGTCCACAGAGGCCTCCTCAGACGCGGCGACATCGAGATAGTGGATCTCCCCGGCGTCTTGCACCCAGACAATCCCACCGACTTAGACGAGAAGATAGCTCTGAGGGAGGCGCTCGAGGGAGACTACGACGGAGTGGTCGTCGTAGCTGCACCCCACGCATTCAAGGAGGCCCTCGCGTTGGCCAGGACGGTGGCGAGGAGCAAGCCTGTTATCTTCGTCTACAATATGTACGACGTAGCGCCTCTGTCGATACCGGCCGAGGAGCTCTCGCGCAAGCTCTCGATGCCCGTGGTCTACACCTCGGCGGCGAAGAGGCTGGGCCTTGACAAGCTCGTCGACCTCATGAGGCGCGGGCCTCCGCCGTCTAGGCCGGGCGAGGCGGCCGACTTCGAGGTGCCTGCGTCGTACGCAATAAGGGGGCGGATTTTCTCCAGCACGCCCCTCGCGGCGGCGACGTTGATCCTCATGGGCCTGGGCACTCTTCTGTTGCTCTTGGCGGCGATGGAGGGAGTGACTCCCCTGGGGGAGATCCCGTACGCAGCTATGCCGCTCTGGGACCGCCTCTCCGAGGCGGTGGCGGACTACATCAAGGCCGCCGTCCCCAACGAGGTTCTGGCGTCCTTTCTTGCAGACGGCGTGTGGAACGCGGCGTCAACTCTGGTCTCGATCTCCATCTACGTCCTCACGGCGCTCTCCCTTGTGGTCTTCTACGAGGAGAGCGGCTTGATAGGCCTCTTGACC includes:
- a CDS encoding thioredoxin domain-containing protein codes for the protein MRTGLVLALLSALLAAALVYLYLQYSALAGSYTDLQNRYQALRSEYAQLSSRLSSLQTDYQRLQSRYNSSLAELGALQSRYASLEKNYTSLLAQYSILANASATNKTCLTAYEQLLSQYLALQKSYETLKAQLASLQQNYSRLLSLYNETQRHIAYFCAGATPAVFQAIHLAEAGALEGQIAYEGQTVCVGVQLAEGQYEYLLSLLNSSMRVGSGGVAVVEYLDPTCPYCALFYALYGGGLGSYVENGTVTLAVRYFPTHVFSYYQEGQYEAFDAGVEAWLYWQCAYGQGRLMEAVEGTYAVAIRYLADYERTGNSTDLSVYPLAELSYLSQSLPGCRVNATTAWLFQFANSTLWQISSEAQRIGVPQSMLGTPLFVVFKLAPSQYPSP
- a CDS encoding ATP cone domain-containing protein translates to MPTVSPVKVIKRDGRIEEFIPEKIVVSILKAGAPPEIARKIARKIECALDDGPESVTTVELTKFILGELKRLNEEWYRNWIAYDRSVKGRDTERELA
- a CDS encoding ferrous iron transporter B; the encoded protein is MPKLRYALLGPPNVGKSSLFYALTGIYVKTANYPGTTIEVHRGLLRRGDIEIVDLPGVLHPDNPTDLDEKIALREALEGDYDGVVVVAAPHAFKEALALARTVARSKPVIFVYNMYDVAPLSIPAEELSRKLSMPVVYTSAAKRLGLDKLVDLMRRGPPPSRPGEAADFEVPASYAIRGRIFSSTPLAAATLILMGLGTLLLLLAAMEGVTPLGEIPYAAMPLWDRLSEAVADYIKAAVPNEVLASFLADGVWNAASTLVSISIYVLTALSLVVFYEESGLIGLLTSRLERALAKLGVPPRGVVCLLVGASCNVPAVASARVLWGSDNRKITALLAPYMPCAARLAIFTAVASAALANTPYLIPLAVFLPYAVAFLAVFAASKLYQLGLGVRLAPSGEVPPAPLLMPNLRIYAVKIAVELREFLRKVGLLLFLTVLAIWPLTSFGPSGFTGDASSSYLALLGRYLEPLFRPMGIPWNVVAGLLAGWIFKELVLGIMAGTGALQTLSSLPLPSVLAALVFMAFYSACIATLSSLYRTVGLRLTAISAAVQLALAYLFAYAVYLAASSV